A region of Hydrogenimonas cancrithermarum DNA encodes the following proteins:
- a CDS encoding ammonium transporter: MNAGDLSYILDTFFLLFAMTLIIFMVPGFAMLEAGIVRTKNVSAVLTVNTMIYAVASMAFLLIGYQLAFGTWENDSVSKWAAFLFQMAFVGKTVNIMSGGVSERTRIIPLMIFTVLMAAVIYPLVVNWTWGANMLEGTLLDISSMHDLAGSTVIHSTGAWALLAAIMIIGPRKGRYVGDQIRVIPASNIPLVTLGAMVLWIGWFGFNGGSVGSISSKESADAVALTIMNTNTAGLAGAIVAAVIVYIQYKKFDITMILNGALGGLVAITAGADLFDIYTPILIGLIGGALVVFAVPLFDRFRLDDPVGALSVHLVNGIWGTIAVGIFAEDVSFAAQVKGVVVVGVFAFVVSYIAIYAIDKIVRFRASDDEQMEGMDVSECGVESYPEFKRAF; this comes from the coding sequence ATGAATGCAGGTGACCTTTCCTATATTCTCGATACCTTTTTCCTCCTCTTCGCGATGACCCTCATCATCTTCATGGTTCCGGGTTTCGCGATGCTCGAGGCGGGAATCGTACGAACCAAAAACGTCAGTGCCGTTTTGACGGTCAACACGATGATCTATGCCGTGGCGTCGATGGCATTTTTGCTTATTGGGTACCAATTGGCATTCGGTACGTGGGAGAACGACAGTGTCAGCAAGTGGGCGGCATTTTTGTTTCAGATGGCGTTCGTAGGAAAAACGGTCAACATCATGAGCGGGGGCGTGAGCGAACGAACGCGCATCATCCCTTTGATGATCTTTACCGTTTTGATGGCGGCGGTGATCTATCCGCTCGTCGTCAACTGGACATGGGGTGCCAACATGCTCGAAGGCACACTCCTCGATATCAGTTCGATGCACGATCTTGCGGGATCGACGGTCATCCACTCCACCGGGGCCTGGGCCCTTTTGGCCGCGATCATGATTATCGGACCGCGTAAAGGGCGTTATGTTGGCGATCAGATCCGCGTCATCCCCGCCTCGAACATTCCGCTGGTGACACTGGGTGCGATGGTACTCTGGATAGGCTGGTTCGGGTTCAACGGCGGTTCGGTCGGCTCGATCTCATCCAAAGAGAGTGCCGATGCCGTGGCTCTGACGATCATGAACACCAACACGGCGGGGCTGGCCGGTGCCATTGTCGCAGCGGTAATCGTCTATATTCAGTATAAAAAGTTCGATATTACGATGATTCTCAACGGTGCGCTCGGCGGCCTGGTCGCCATCACTGCCGGGGCCGACCTTTTCGATATCTATACACCGATTCTGATTGGCCTTATCGGCGGCGCGCTTGTCGTCTTCGCCGTCCCCCTCTTCGACAGATTTCGCCTGGACGATCCGGTCGGTGCGCTTTCGGTGCATCTGGTAAACGGTATCTGGGGAACGATCGCCGTTGGAATTTTTGCGGAGGATGTCTCTTTTGCAGCGCAGGTCAAAGGGGTCGTCGTTGTCGGTGTTTTCGCCTTTGTGGTATCATATATCGCCATATACGCCATCGACAAAATCGTCCGCTTCAGGGCGAGTGACGACGAACAGATGGAAGGGATGGATGTCAGCGAATGCGGTGTCGAGTCCTATCCGGAGTTCAAACGGGCATTTTAA
- a CDS encoding sigma-54-dependent transcriptional regulator, with the protein MKIAIVEDDINMRKSLEIALGDYDEFEVKTFRNAKEALKKIDESYDLVISDINMPGMDGIEFVEKLEGRFDVIIITGNATLGRAIESIRLGVSDFLTKPFEVETLVEAIRRSQKVRSRIPKAKTNEEPSDSSIFYGNSEALQKSLHLAYKAARSDAAILLLGESGVGKELFAKTIHEHSPRREKPFVAVNMAAIPENLIESELFGFEKGAFTDAIEAKIGKFEAAHGGTLFLDEIAEMPYHLQAKLLRALQEKIIHRLGSTRGIPVDVRIVAATNADIKTKMQKQEFREDLYYRIATIPIVIPPLRERADEIIPIAERSLEDVIAKYGFTPKSFSEDAKNRMMAYNWPGNIRELIAVVERAAILSDGELITEEDLFLDARI; encoded by the coding sequence ATGAAAATCGCCATCGTCGAAGACGATATCAATATGCGAAAATCTCTCGAAATCGCCCTTGGCGATTACGACGAGTTCGAAGTCAAAACCTTCCGAAACGCGAAAGAAGCACTCAAAAAGATAGACGAGAGCTACGACCTCGTCATCTCCGACATCAATATGCCGGGCATGGACGGCATCGAATTCGTCGAAAAACTGGAGGGGCGTTTCGACGTCATCATCATCACCGGAAACGCCACACTCGGGCGTGCCATCGAGTCGATACGGCTCGGAGTCAGCGACTTTTTGACCAAACCGTTCGAAGTCGAAACACTCGTCGAAGCGATACGGCGAAGCCAGAAGGTCAGGTCACGCATTCCAAAAGCCAAAACGAACGAAGAGCCATCGGACAGCTCCATTTTTTACGGCAACTCCGAAGCGCTCCAAAAAAGCCTCCACCTGGCCTACAAAGCGGCCAGAAGCGACGCTGCGATCCTGCTGCTGGGAGAAAGTGGCGTCGGAAAGGAGCTCTTTGCGAAAACGATTCACGAGCACTCTCCCAGACGCGAGAAACCTTTCGTCGCCGTCAATATGGCGGCGATTCCGGAAAACCTGATCGAAAGCGAACTTTTCGGATTCGAAAAGGGTGCCTTCACCGATGCGATCGAGGCGAAGATCGGCAAGTTCGAAGCGGCGCACGGCGGCACGCTTTTTCTGGACGAGATCGCCGAAATGCCCTACCACCTTCAGGCCAAACTGCTCCGCGCCCTGCAGGAGAAGATCATCCACAGGCTCGGATCGACCCGAGGGATTCCCGTCGATGTCCGTATCGTCGCAGCCACCAACGCCGACATCAAAACGAAAATGCAAAAACAAGAGTTCAGAGAGGATCTCTATTACCGTATCGCGACGATCCCCATCGTCATTCCGCCGCTGCGGGAACGGGCCGACGAGATCATTCCGATTGCGGAACGGAGCCTGGAGGATGTAATTGCCAAGTATGGCTTCACGCCGAAAAGTTTCAGTGAAGATGCGAAAAACAGGATGATGGCATACAACTGGCCCGGCAACATTCGGGAACTGATCGCCGTCGTCGAACGGGCCGCCATCCTCTCCGATGGCGAACTCATCACCGAAGAGGATCTCTTTCTCGATGCACGCATCTGA
- a CDS encoding aspartate-semialdehyde dehydrogenase, translated as MRKFNVAVVGATGAVGEEMLRVMEEADFPVAKLVPLASARSAGGTVEYKGEEVTVKELTETIFEEEEIDIALFSAGGSVSAEYAPFAVEAGAVVIDNTSHFRMDPAVPLVVPEVNPEDIAKWREKGIIANPNCSTIQMVQALKPLQDAYGIERIDVSTYQATSGAGKSAMEELVKQMQAFFTFKLEESPKERFPHQIALNVIPQIDVFLDNGFTKEEMKMVNETNKIMHERIEVAATCVRVPTLRGHAESVTVTCKRDVDADAAREVIAKGENIVVMDDPQNSVYPMPVLCVEKNETFVGRIRSDIYRPNVLHMFVVADNLRVGAATNAVRIALKWIEMETE; from the coding sequence ATGCGTAAATTCAATGTAGCTGTCGTAGGCGCCACCGGCGCCGTGGGTGAGGAGATGCTCCGCGTCATGGAAGAGGCCGACTTTCCCGTCGCGAAGCTCGTTCCGCTCGCAAGCGCCAGAAGCGCCGGCGGGACGGTCGAATACAAAGGCGAAGAGGTTACGGTCAAGGAGCTGACCGAAACCATCTTCGAAGAGGAAGAGATCGACATCGCGCTTTTCAGTGCCGGCGGTTCGGTTTCCGCCGAATACGCCCCCTTCGCCGTCGAAGCGGGTGCCGTCGTCATCGACAACACCAGCCACTTCCGCATGGATCCGGCGGTTCCGCTGGTCGTTCCCGAGGTCAACCCGGAAGATATCGCCAAATGGCGTGAAAAAGGGATCATCGCCAACCCCAATTGCTCGACCATCCAGATGGTCCAGGCACTCAAACCGCTTCAGGATGCCTACGGCATCGAGCGTATCGACGTCAGCACCTATCAGGCGACGTCGGGTGCCGGAAAAAGCGCGATGGAGGAGCTCGTCAAACAGATGCAGGCCTTTTTCACCTTCAAACTGGAAGAGAGCCCGAAAGAGCGCTTTCCCCATCAGATAGCCCTCAACGTCATCCCGCAAATCGACGTCTTCCTCGACAACGGTTTCACGAAAGAGGAGATGAAGATGGTCAACGAGACCAATAAAATCATGCATGAGCGTATCGAAGTCGCGGCGACCTGCGTACGCGTTCCGACACTGCGCGGCCATGCCGAGAGCGTCACCGTCACCTGCAAACGCGACGTCGATGCCGATGCGGCACGCGAAGTGATCGCCAAAGGTGAAAACATCGTCGTCATGGACGATCCGCAAAACAGCGTCTATCCGATGCCGGTGCTCTGCGTCGAAAAGAACGAAACCTTCGTCGGACGTATCCGCAGCGACATCTACCGCCCCAATGTCCTGCATATGTTCGTCGTCGCGGACAACCTTCGCGTGGGTGCGGCGACCAATGCCGTCAGAATCGCCCTCAAATGGATCGAAATGGAGACGGAATGA
- a CDS encoding P-II family nitrogen regulator: MKKIEAVIKPFKLEDVKDALAEAGITGMTVTEVKGYGRQQGHSELYRGAEYVVDFLPKVKIEVVVSENDTDMVVEKITEAARTGKIGDGKIFVSNIDKTIRIRTGEEDEEAL, translated from the coding sequence ATGAAAAAGATCGAAGCAGTTATCAAGCCCTTCAAACTCGAAGATGTCAAAGACGCCCTCGCGGAAGCGGGCATTACCGGGATGACCGTAACCGAAGTGAAAGGTTACGGCCGTCAACAGGGGCACAGCGAACTCTATCGCGGTGCCGAGTATGTCGTCGATTTCCTTCCGAAAGTGAAGATCGAAGTGGTCGTGAGCGAGAACGATACCGATATGGTTGTCGAAAAGATTACCGAAGCGGCCCGCACGGGAAAAATCGGCGATGGGAAGATCTTCGTCAGCAATATCGATAAAACGATCCGTATCCGTACGGGTGAAGAGGACGAAGAGGCGCTCTGA
- a CDS encoding DedA family protein produces MHEIVNWIVETVGAMGYLGIFIMMFLESSFFPFPSEVAMIPAGYLASKGEMNIVAAFIAGAGGSLAGALFNYALGHRLGRPFLIKYAKYLFLKPESVEKTEAFFEKYGPASTLFGRLVPGIRQYISLPAGIGKMPLLSFSIYTFLGAGIWSAVLLALGYVFGEHEEQIEEVLHYILGAIFILIVGVFYYYRKKNKKIEEKFIEELEKNSGRE; encoded by the coding sequence ATGCACGAAATCGTCAACTGGATTGTAGAGACCGTCGGTGCCATGGGGTATCTCGGCATTTTCATCATGATGTTTCTGGAGAGCTCCTTTTTCCCTTTTCCAAGCGAAGTCGCAATGATTCCTGCCGGTTACCTGGCGAGCAAAGGGGAAATGAACATTGTCGCCGCCTTCATTGCAGGAGCCGGCGGTTCGCTGGCCGGTGCACTTTTCAACTATGCACTCGGACATCGCCTTGGGCGCCCTTTCCTCATCAAGTACGCAAAATACCTTTTTTTGAAACCCGAATCCGTCGAGAAGACCGAGGCCTTTTTTGAAAAGTACGGGCCGGCGAGCACGCTCTTCGGGCGACTTGTGCCAGGTATCCGCCAATACATCTCGCTGCCTGCGGGAATCGGGAAAATGCCGCTGCTGAGCTTCAGTATCTACACGTTTCTGGGTGCAGGCATATGGAGTGCGGTACTGCTGGCACTCGGCTATGTCTTCGGCGAACACGAAGAACAGATCGAAGAGGTGCTGCACTATATTCTAGGCGCTATTTTCATACTGATCGTAGGTGTCTTTTACTATTATCGGAAGAAGAATAAAAAGATCGAAGAGAAATTCATAGAAGAGCTGGAGAAAAATAGCGGTAGAGAGTGA
- a CDS encoding response regulator transcription factor yields the protein MPARVLLLEDDRLFGETLVDFLEGEGYEVVHFPEAKSAIDAVYGDDFDLYLLDVNVPDMNGFDLLKQLRESGDKTPAIFITSARDKEALATGFHSGADDYMKKPIDLDELLLRIEAQLRRHRRSQKVQVGEYLFDMERLVLYKDAEPVALPKKLAELLGLLLRNRGEVVSTEEILQEIYGEENPGTGALRVYINKLKQLFGKDAITNIRGIGYCFEA from the coding sequence GTGCCGGCTAGAGTTCTTCTACTCGAAGACGACAGGCTCTTTGGCGAAACGCTTGTCGATTTTCTGGAGGGCGAGGGGTATGAAGTTGTCCATTTTCCCGAGGCGAAATCGGCCATCGATGCCGTTTATGGCGACGACTTCGACCTCTATCTGCTCGATGTGAACGTGCCGGATATGAACGGTTTCGATCTTTTGAAGCAGTTGAGAGAGAGCGGTGACAAGACCCCCGCCATCTTTATCACTTCCGCAAGAGACAAAGAGGCGCTCGCCACCGGATTTCACAGTGGTGCGGACGATTATATGAAAAAGCCGATCGATCTCGATGAACTTCTTTTGCGTATCGAAGCGCAGCTGAGACGGCATCGAAGATCGCAAAAAGTCCAGGTCGGGGAGTATCTGTTCGATATGGAGAGACTGGTGCTCTACAAGGATGCGGAGCCGGTCGCGCTTCCCAAAAAGCTGGCCGAACTTCTGGGGCTGTTGCTGCGCAACCGCGGTGAAGTCGTGAGTACCGAAGAGATACTACAGGAGATCTACGGTGAAGAGAATCCCGGAACGGGGGCGTTGAGGGTTTACATCAACAAACTCAAACAGCTTTTCGGTAAAGATGCGATCACCAATATTCGAGGTATCGGTTACTGTTTTGAAGCGTAA
- a CDS encoding P-II family nitrogen regulator has product MKKIEAIIKPFKIEEVKDALAEAGITGMTVSEVKGYGRQAGHTELYRGAEYVVDFIPKIKVEVVVKAEDVETVVEKIVNAARTGKIGDGKIFITDIEKVVRIRTGEEDEEAI; this is encoded by the coding sequence ATGAAAAAAATCGAAGCGATAATCAAGCCTTTCAAAATCGAAGAGGTCAAAGATGCGTTGGCGGAAGCCGGAATTACGGGTATGACGGTTAGCGAAGTGAAAGGTTACGGCCGTCAGGCGGGCCATACGGAGCTTTACCGCGGAGCCGAGTATGTCGTCGACTTCATTCCGAAAATCAAGGTCGAAGTGGTGGTCAAGGCGGAGGATGTCGAAACCGTTGTCGAGAAGATCGTCAATGCGGCACGCACGGGCAAGATCGGCGACGGCAAGATCTTCATCACCGATATCGAAAAGGTCGTACGAATCCGCACCGGCGAAGAGGATGAAGAGGCGATTTGA
- a CDS encoding ammonium transporter: protein MKKWLLALPMLPALAFADELNSGDTAWMLVATAFVMLMTPAGLALFYGGLTRSKNVLNTMGMSLAAYAIGTLVWVVIGYSIAFGDGDIIGTGKVMLAGIGSDALSGTIPELLFVAFQGTFAAITVAIASGSMIERVKFSTFVVFAALWIVAVYAPITHWAWGGGETLNFGEIDFAGGTVVHINAGVAGFVVAMLLGRRKDYEKAAIKPFSPILVVLGAMLLWFGWFGFNAGSEVAADGTAASAFLVTNVAASLGVIGWLAGEWLVFKKPTLVGGASGAVAGLVAITPASGTAGVGGAIIIGLIGGFLGFLAVSKIKKMFKVDDSLDAFWVHGLVGIWGSIATAIFIADYAMPEDYSLGSQLVSQLVAVGLTIVYSGIVTAIVYFIAAAVTGGGRVDEETETMGLDESTHGERALNL from the coding sequence ATGAAGAAATGGTTGCTTGCACTGCCGATGCTTCCGGCATTGGCGTTCGCAGACGAACTCAACAGCGGCGATACGGCCTGGATGCTTGTCGCTACGGCATTTGTCATGCTGATGACCCCGGCGGGCCTGGCACTCTTTTACGGTGGTTTGACACGCAGCAAAAACGTGCTCAACACGATGGGTATGAGCCTTGCGGCGTATGCCATCGGTACACTTGTATGGGTCGTGATCGGCTATTCGATCGCGTTTGGCGATGGAGATATTATCGGTACGGGCAAAGTGATGCTCGCCGGCATCGGATCCGATGCACTCAGTGGAACGATTCCTGAGCTTCTGTTTGTCGCGTTCCAGGGGACATTCGCCGCGATTACCGTGGCGATCGCGAGCGGTTCGATGATCGAGCGCGTCAAATTTTCCACTTTCGTCGTCTTCGCGGCACTCTGGATCGTCGCGGTTTACGCACCGATCACCCACTGGGCATGGGGTGGCGGTGAAACGCTGAACTTCGGAGAAATCGACTTTGCGGGTGGTACGGTCGTTCACATCAACGCTGGTGTCGCCGGTTTCGTTGTCGCGATGCTTCTTGGACGCCGTAAAGATTATGAAAAAGCGGCCATCAAGCCTTTTTCACCGATTCTCGTCGTACTTGGTGCGATGCTGCTATGGTTCGGTTGGTTCGGGTTCAATGCGGGCTCCGAAGTCGCGGCGGACGGTACGGCTGCTTCCGCTTTCCTCGTCACCAACGTTGCGGCATCTCTCGGTGTCATCGGATGGCTTGCAGGCGAGTGGCTGGTCTTCAAGAAACCGACACTGGTGGGCGGTGCTTCGGGAGCCGTTGCGGGCCTGGTCGCGATTACGCCAGCTTCGGGTACTGCGGGTGTCGGTGGTGCGATCATCATCGGTCTGATCGGAGGATTCCTCGGATTCCTCGCGGTTTCCAAGATCAAGAAGATGTTCAAAGTCGACGATTCGCTGGATGCCTTCTGGGTTCACGGTCTGGTCGGTATCTGGGGTTCCATCGCAACGGCGATCTTTATCGCCGACTATGCGATGCCTGAAGATTACAGCCTCGGAAGCCAGCTTGTCAGCCAGCTTGTAGCGGTCGGTCTAACGATCGTCTACAGCGGTATCGTCACGGCGATCGTCTATTTTATCGCGGCAGCGGTGACAGGTGGCGGGCGTGTCGACGAAGAGACCGAAACGATGGGACTCGACGAGTCTACCCATGGCGAGCGCGCCCTGAACCTCTAA
- a CDS encoding LPP20 family lipoprotein, whose protein sequence is MKRWSLFALLLASVTLLAESCPTPKVEKRTDVKSAEESSKPPVVVQAPKVKKIEPMKTPRNLDACTLSAQNTVHFQVVGQGVAPVNTVSPAQAMALAKRAAIADAYRQLGEKICGVRVEGRDLIRNMMISRSTVRTQIDAMIRNARILDTKFKDGLCEVEMEVTMNGKEWYARLAR, encoded by the coding sequence ATGAAACGATGGTCACTGTTTGCCCTTCTGCTCGCATCCGTTACCCTTTTGGCGGAAAGCTGCCCTACGCCAAAAGTCGAAAAGCGTACCGATGTAAAATCGGCCGAAGAGAGTTCCAAACCTCCTGTGGTCGTTCAGGCACCGAAAGTGAAGAAAATCGAACCGATGAAAACACCCCGGAACCTCGACGCATGCACACTCTCTGCACAAAACACCGTTCACTTCCAAGTCGTAGGGCAAGGTGTCGCTCCCGTCAATACCGTCTCTCCTGCACAGGCGATGGCTTTGGCGAAGCGTGCCGCAATCGCCGACGCCTACCGACAGCTCGGCGAAAAAATCTGTGGCGTCCGTGTCGAAGGACGTGACTTGATCCGTAACATGATGATCAGCCGATCCACCGTCCGCACACAGATCGATGCGATGATCCGAAACGCCAGAATACTCGATACGAAATTCAAAGACGGACTTTGCGAAGTCGAAATGGAAGTGACGATGAACGGAAAAGAGTGGTACGCCCGACTCGCACGCTGA
- the pyrC gene encoding dihydroorotase: MVISIDSPLDMHLHLRDMDMLDIVAPLSAETFAGGLVMPNLVPPVTTKEAVCDYRNRICRAQGDHCFTPYMTLFFRSDYRPEFLESVKDEILAIKLYPAGITTNSEGGVSGFDLEELSPVLGVMSDLGIPLCVHGETGGFVMDREAEFIPIYEMLAQNFPDLKIVMEHITTKEAVAALDRYDNLFATITLHHLYITLDDVAGGLLQPHLFCKPIAKRPEDRSALLNVALGAHPKVMFGSDSAPHPRDKKEAPGCAAGVFTAPIALQGLAQLFDRHGALENLQAFVSDNAQRIYGITPPAKKVVLEKTPYLVPEIYEGSVVPMFAGQSLAWRVVSAG; encoded by the coding sequence ATGGTTATATCGATCGATTCCCCGCTCGACATGCACCTTCATCTGCGTGACATGGATATGCTGGATATTGTGGCGCCTTTGAGTGCCGAAACTTTCGCGGGAGGGCTGGTGATGCCGAATCTCGTACCGCCCGTGACGACGAAAGAGGCGGTGTGCGACTACAGAAACCGCATCTGCAGGGCGCAGGGAGACCACTGCTTCACCCCTTATATGACGCTCTTTTTCCGTTCCGATTACAGACCGGAGTTCCTGGAGTCGGTCAAAGATGAGATCTTGGCGATCAAACTCTATCCAGCCGGTATCACGACCAACTCCGAGGGCGGTGTGAGCGGTTTCGATCTCGAAGAGCTTTCACCGGTACTGGGTGTCATGAGCGATCTTGGCATTCCACTCTGCGTACATGGTGAAACGGGCGGTTTCGTCATGGACCGTGAAGCGGAATTCATTCCGATTTACGAAATGCTGGCGCAAAACTTTCCCGATCTCAAGATCGTGATGGAACATATTACGACCAAAGAGGCGGTGGCGGCGCTGGACCGCTACGACAACCTTTTTGCTACGATCACGCTTCACCATCTCTACATCACGCTCGACGATGTGGCGGGCGGATTGCTGCAGCCACATCTGTTTTGCAAGCCGATCGCCAAACGCCCGGAAGACCGAAGTGCATTGCTCAACGTCGCACTCGGTGCCCATCCGAAAGTGATGTTCGGTTCCGACTCCGCACCGCATCCGCGCGATAAAAAAGAGGCGCCGGGATGTGCCGCAGGTGTCTTTACTGCTCCCATCGCGTTGCAGGGACTGGCTCAGCTTTTCGACAGGCATGGTGCGTTGGAGAATCTGCAGGCATTTGTGAGCGACAATGCACAGCGCATCTACGGCATCACGCCGCCGGCCAAAAAGGTGGTTCTCGAAAAAACACCCTATCTGGTCCCGGAGATCTACGAAGGGAGCGTCGTCCCGATGTTCGCGGGGCAGAGTCTCGCCTGGAGGGTCGTGAGTGCCGGCTAG
- the gyrA gene encoding DNA gyrase subunit A: MSDLFKENEDIQEISIEESIKGSYLDYSMSVIIGRALPDARDGLKPVHRRILFAMHELGVTSRAAYKKSARIVGDVIGKYHPHGDTAVYDALVRMAQDFSMRIPLVDGQGNFGSIDGDNPAAMRYTEARMTRLAEELLRDIEKDTVDFIPNYDDTMSEPDVLPSRVPNLLLNGSNGIAVGMATNIPPHRLDELIDALLVLIDNPAAELEELLEHIKGPDFPTGGIIFGRKGIMDAYKTGRGRIKVRAKTHIEKKGNREVIVIDELPYQVNKSKLIENIAQLAKDKAIEGISEVRDESDREGIRVVIELKKDTMSEIILNNLFKSTQMQTTFGIILLAIQNKEPKVFTLMELLKLFIQHRKTIIIRRTIFELEKAKARAHILEGLRIALDNIDEIVALIRASKDANEAREGLMERFSLSEKQAQAILDMRLHRLTGLERDKIEKEYQELMAEIERLSNILKSEDLLSQIIKEELLEIKEHFSTPRQTEIVDDYEDIDIEDLIPNEPMVVTITHRGYIKRVPVKQYEKQHRGGKGKTAVTTHDDDFIESFFISNTHDTLMFITDRGQLYWLKVYKIPEGSRTAKGKAVVNLIQLQPEENIMAIIPTTDFDENKSLAFFTQNGIVKRTNLSEFKNIRSVGVRAITLDEDDELVTAKIVLPETQWLFVLTKKGMCIRFPVTDAREIGRTARGVTAIRFKIEGDHVVGATTIRDEEQELLTVAEKGIGKRTEAGQYRLQSRGGKGVVAMKLTPKTGDAVGVVIVDENKDLMVLTQKGKMIRVDMQSIRKAGRNTSGVKIVALEAGDKVNSIASCPKEEADEEILEQPAEEQ; the protein is encoded by the coding sequence ATGTCCGATCTGTTTAAAGAGAACGAAGATATCCAGGAAATTTCCATCGAGGAGAGCATCAAAGGAAGCTATCTCGACTACTCGATGAGCGTCATTATCGGCAGGGCCCTGCCAGACGCCCGCGACGGCCTCAAGCCGGTCCACCGCCGAATCCTCTTCGCGATGCACGAACTTGGCGTCACGTCGCGCGCAGCGTATAAAAAGAGTGCCCGTATCGTCGGTGACGTCATCGGTAAGTACCACCCGCACGGCGATACTGCCGTCTACGATGCGCTGGTGCGTATGGCGCAGGATTTTTCCATGCGCATTCCCCTCGTCGACGGACAGGGAAACTTCGGCTCGATCGATGGAGACAACCCGGCCGCGATGCGTTACACCGAAGCACGCATGACACGCCTCGCCGAAGAGCTTCTGCGCGACATCGAAAAAGACACGGTCGATTTCATCCCCAACTACGACGATACGATGAGCGAACCAGACGTCCTGCCGAGCCGTGTGCCGAACCTCCTGCTCAACGGATCCAACGGAATCGCCGTCGGTATGGCGACCAACATTCCGCCGCACCGTCTCGACGAGCTGATCGACGCTTTGCTGGTACTCATCGACAACCCTGCCGCGGAGCTCGAAGAGCTGCTCGAGCATATCAAAGGGCCCGACTTCCCGACAGGCGGCATCATCTTCGGCCGCAAGGGGATCATGGACGCCTACAAAACGGGCCGCGGGCGCATCAAGGTACGCGCAAAAACCCATATCGAAAAGAAGGGCAACCGCGAAGTGATCGTCATCGACGAACTGCCCTACCAGGTCAACAAAAGCAAGCTCATCGAAAATATCGCGCAACTCGCCAAGGATAAAGCGATCGAGGGAATCAGCGAAGTGCGCGACGAGAGCGACCGCGAGGGGATCCGCGTCGTCATCGAGCTCAAGAAAGATACGATGAGCGAAATCATCCTCAACAACCTCTTCAAATCGACGCAGATGCAGACGACGTTCGGCATCATTCTGCTCGCCATCCAGAACAAGGAGCCGAAAGTCTTCACGCTGATGGAGCTGCTCAAACTCTTCATCCAGCACCGCAAGACAATCATCATTCGAAGAACCATCTTCGAACTCGAAAAAGCGAAAGCACGCGCCCATATCCTGGAGGGCCTGCGTATCGCGCTCGACAACATCGACGAAATCGTCGCGCTCATCCGCGCTTCCAAAGACGCCAACGAAGCGCGCGAAGGATTGATGGAGCGCTTCAGCCTCAGCGAAAAGCAGGCACAGGCGATCCTCGATATGCGTCTGCACCGCCTCACCGGACTCGAGCGCGACAAGATCGAGAAAGAGTACCAGGAGCTGATGGCGGAGATCGAAAGACTCAGCAACATTCTTAAATCTGAAGATCTCCTCAGCCAAATCATCAAAGAAGAGCTCCTCGAGATCAAAGAGCACTTCTCGACGCCGCGTCAGACCGAAATCGTCGACGACTACGAAGATATCGACATCGAAGACCTGATCCCCAACGAGCCGATGGTCGTGACGATCACCCACCGGGGCTACATCAAGCGCGTACCGGTCAAACAGTACGAGAAGCAGCACCGCGGCGGCAAAGGGAAAACCGCCGTCACGACGCACGATGACGACTTCATCGAAAGTTTCTTCATCTCCAATACGCACGATACGCTGATGTTCATCACCGACCGGGGCCAGCTCTACTGGCTCAAAGTCTACAAGATTCCCGAAGGCTCGCGTACGGCGAAAGGCAAGGCGGTCGTCAACCTTATCCAGCTTCAGCCGGAAGAGAACATCATGGCCATCATACCGACAACCGATTTCGACGAAAACAAATCGCTCGCCTTCTTCACGCAAAACGGGATCGTCAAACGTACGAACCTGAGCGAATTCAAAAATATCCGCTCCGTCGGGGTGCGTGCCATTACGCTCGACGAAGACGATGAGCTCGTCACGGCGAAAATTGTCCTGCCCGAAACCCAATGGCTCTTCGTCCTGACCAAAAAAGGAATGTGCATCCGCTTCCCGGTCACCGATGCCAGGGAGATCGGCCGAACCGCACGCGGCGTTACGGCGATCCGCTTCAAAATCGAAGGAGACCACGTCGTGGGAGCCACCACGATTCGCGACGAAGAGCAGGAGCTCTTGACCGTCGCCGAAAAAGGGATCGGCAAACGAACCGAAGCGGGACAATACCGCCTCCAAAGCCGAGGTGGCAAAGGCGTGGTCGCGATGAAACTGACACCGAAGACCGGCGATGCCGTCGGTGTCGTCATCGTCGACGAGAACAAAGACCTGATGGTCCTGACCCAGAAAGGAAAAATGATCCGCGTCGACATGCAAAGCATCCGAAAAGCGGGCCGTAACACCAGTGGCGTCAAAATCGTCGCCCTCGAAGCGGGAGACAAAGTCAACTCCATCGCCAGCTGCCCGAAAGAGGAAGCCGATGAAGAGATTCTGGAACAGCCGGCAGAGGAGCAGTAA